In Silene latifolia isolate original U9 population chromosome 6, ASM4854445v1, whole genome shotgun sequence, the genomic window TAGCACCGCTGGACTCTCACCCTTGGTTGTCCAGATATGCATGAGTAACATGGGGCGAAGCAGCATGGTTGGCCCGGCATGGAGTTGTGTCGGGTGCGGAGTAGCGCCAAGTAAGGGGGAGTTTCAGCACACACGTATGAAAGGGGAGATTGTTGAGATCTCTTCTCGTATGTGTGTGAGGGgcattgtcccacattggtaaaAAAATAGTGAAGTGACCAGTTTCTAAGTAAGTGGTCTACTCCTCTTATCCCCAATTGATTTTCGGATGAAACCTCACTTGCTTTTGAGGCGCTCTCATGCACCTATTTCTATAGGCCCGTCTCAGAGCACTCAACACAAATAGGATCACGAAATTAGTCGATGTTACGCTATTGTACATTAACATGGTATACAAGGGGCACTAAAAAATTTCTCTATCCAACATGTTgatttttttcaaaataatacAATTAAAAAATTATCGAAATGAGGTTAAGTTAAAACAAGTTATTAAAAATGGCTTTATATAGAATTGGTTTTTAAGTTGTTGAATAGCTCATCATATCTCCAAGAAAGTTAACTCATTAAACcacttatatatatttttttttttggtacaataGAGGGGCTAAGCCCCGGCCCGATAGAACTAAAAAGCGATAAGTCtagattagtttttttttttggtgcgagAGAGGGGCAAAAGCCCCGAAATTAATTAGTAGCTATTACACGAGGGGTAGTAACCCCAAAAATGTCCTCCCGGAGGATGGAACGAAAACCAGGTGGTGGATCGTCTAGCATAGCGACTTCCATAGATGATAAAACCCCTTTATTTGCTAATCAATCGCTAGCTCGATTAGTTTCTTGATAGACATGTTCAATCTTCACAATCCAATCGCTCTTAGCAATAAGTGTCTTGCAATGATAAACCACTGGACGAAGGCTGCTACTTAGGAGCTGATCATCTTGAATTAATTTGACACAAAGTTCATTATCACGTGGACTTTGATTCTTAATATAGAGAATTTGCGCTCTTTCTAATCTGGTTGAAGGGATAGGAGCCGATCATCGTGAATTAATTTGACACAAGGTTCATTATCAATGTGGACTAAAACCACTTATgtaaaagagaaaaaaaacatAATGATTTTTCTAACGGTAACAAAAGCCGTCAACTCATTCAACGACTTTGgccatcaatactatatattaaatccagaaaccaagggacttcaatgtaattaaagaaagttatacaaattaattttactatatagttttaaatcaatagcaccgtgtgatggacccgattaagggatctcaatgcaaatattatatagtttgggttaaaattaaattatatagaagcttgataattttcctaaacatttgtaagagactaaaacatggttaatttccttaaaataaaataattaattaagatggtcaatttccttaaaataaaataattaattaagatggtcaatttcaaggaggcTAAAATAAGGAAGatacttggtaattttcctaaatatttatagaagactagaagatggtcaatttccttaaaataaaataattaattagtataaacatggacacttatggtattaattattatcatcataaaattatatattaaataataattcaagttagattccataatatataatattgcataattctttcgatttgatttaatgcatatatgtaatagtatatttatataaatatataatcctcttaaaattacatgcctaagtagtaaaagtaatttcgtcagtaaagaaaagaattgtagtaacattggatatagttatatgatattaatcactcatttgaatagtaaaagtaacaatattatcagcgagattagtaaaagtggtagaaacaacaacgggagtagtgaaataatcaatattaatgcggcaatagtgaaagtaacaataattacagcaggagtagtgaaattatcaatattaatgcggcagtagtgacactaacaataactacggcgggagtagtgaaagtagcAATGATTACGggtaagtagtgaaatgttattacttttgtttcattaataagagtaaatattaatagcgggagtagttaatttgtctcaaaacttatttcatcgtaattttaggatatgtcatagaaaaatatattaatgatcaATTTATGGTTATtcactttaagtaattttatttaatgaaaaaaaagttaatggtaagtagaggtagcccgggcgaagccgggcaccaatactagttagtTCTATTTTAAAACTAACAAAACCAATACAGCATGAAGTAAAGTTAGTGCATCATTCGATTCGCTCTAAActtaatttcatgtttttttttctattttgttATCTCTCAATAAAGCCGTTGAGCAATTTAACTATTTAGAAccgaagttgaaaaaaaaaaaaaaaaaaaacgaagtcTGTCTAAATTCATTTTCGATAAATAGTGAACCCGACCCTAATTTAACATGGCTCGTTTATGAACAGTAGATTCCCAAATTTACcctctcataaaaaaaaaaaaaaaaaaaacaaagtagaGTAATTGGATAAAACTTCTCCTGCAATTTTATTTCGTTGGAACAATTTCACTATCATGGAGACATAATATctccattaaaaaaaaaaaaaaaaaatcaaagtttgcATTTTTTTTACATTAAAAGGGTAAATTAACCCTAATGAATAGCTATTTTTCATTTGCAATTTCAAAATTGAGCTCAAAATTAAGACAATCAGAGTAAAAGGGCAGCTATAGTTTGAGTTCAATTTTAGTGGGTTAATCTCAGAAATTAGAATTATTGAAAATTAATTTAGGGTTATGGAGGAAATTAGAGAAAAAAGTGAAGCAAGAGTAAAAAAGAAGACATTGAAAGCAGTACTTGAAGAGTGTCAAAGGGCTCTTGAATCTCTTAATgatgttgttgatgatgatgataaagatgttaatgatgatgatgatgatgataataatagtaaattaattagtgtaAAAGAGAATTGCCCAGATTCTCCTTCTTGCTCAGATCCTCAGGCTGAAGAAGtaagttttgatttttgatttttgattttttgtttattaattttaattttggtaagttttatgtttaatttgattGTACTATGATTGATTGATTGTTTTGATGAAGTTAGGGTGTTGAAAGTATTTGACTTTGATTGGTGTTTGGTATGAAATCCTAAATGTTTAGGTTTGTGATGAGTGTTATTGATAGTTTGGCTAAAGATAAGGTTTTGAATTATACGGATGCTAGGGCGCCACCGGATGGTACTGATTCTCGATAACACCCTCTCACATTCCCTTATGTAGGTAGAGTCCATCATTTTATTAGACTTAGATGTTGTATGTGATTGGGTAGTACCGAGACTTGGTACTAAATGGTGGCGCTAGCTCATTTTCCATCCCCGAAATTCATCTTGTTGTGATAGTGGTCATGATGCTGGTGTTTTTGTTGGCTGGTGGCGGTGTTAGTACTGTACCTACCATTATGTAGACTTTACCTGGAGGACTTCTGCAAATAGCTAGGTAGTTTAAAGTACCTTTAAGTTGATTACGCTACCCTAGTATCCCGAGGACTTCTGCAAATAGTAGGGTAGGAGATGATAACACAAAGTGACTGTCTTCGATTGACTCAAATTGAAAATTGCTCGATAATTGCATTGAATGATTGGTGCTTCACAATAAAAAGAAGTGCAATCAGTTTAGTGAACCGGTTCCCTGTATTAGTTTATTTCATCATATTCAAATAAGCGAAGAATAGTGAGTCATTGATTGGGGAAATGGAAATAGTTTAGAGTCCTGTAATCAAGCAGTATTAGCAACTTTTCCAGTTCGATGTTGCAGCTGTCTGTCACTCTGTCTTGATCAAGTTTCGGGTAGGGATGATAACAGAAATTAACTGTCTTCAATTGACTCAACTTGAAAATTGCTCGATAATTGCATTGAATGATATTGCTGCTTAACAATAAAAAGAAGCGCAACCAGTTTAGTAAACCGGTTTCCTGTATTAGTTCATTTCATCACATTCAAATAAGCAAAGAATAGTGAGTCTTTGGTTGGGGAAATGGAAATAGCATTGATTCCTGTAATCAAGCAATATTAGCAACTTTATTTTGGTTTTCGATGTTGCAGCTGTGTGTTTTGATCAAGTCTAAGGTGAGAGGACCGGAATTCCTTGGAAAACTCGAAAGTGCTCACACTGCTCAGTTTGCAGTTCAATCTGGTAATTCTGGTAACAGTAAATATGGTGCCTTTCAAGTGTTTTTTTCTTCTAAAGTTCCCTTATTGAAAAGACGATCACTTGTGGTTGCAGAAGAGGGGAGTTCTTGGGATATAGTGGCTGATAATGATCTATGGGAAGGTGGTAACGGtgaggatgacgatgaagagtATGTTGTTGTCCGGCAAGAAGACATTGTAGATGGGATTGCTTGCTTCATGGCTGCATATTTGTTGTCGCTCAAAGAGACTAAGGTATGTATGCAAACTAAATACACCCGTATGTTTGTAACAAGTTTTGTTCGTTGGATTAATTTTCAATGTCTGCTTGGTAATTATGAAAAATAGGAACcttattacaataaataaatttaaagcaGTTCCTTACTTCAAGGTGATGCTTTCTTGTAGTGAACTCATCTGAAGTAGTGGCCAAGTCCAAATAACCCGATTATTCAATATTTCAATCTGCTTTTTGGGTTTAAAGCGCTGGAACTAGCCTGGAAGTGTTATACTTGTTTCAGTTGTTTGGATTGGCggatttggagggaaatggagggaagGGGGAGCAAGGGATATAAAATtatttgtttggttagcaaagaAGGGTGGAGGGCAATGGAGGGGACGGTTTTGGAGCGATCCATTTTCCCTCCATCAAGGCAATCAAAATTCCTCCATTGTAGgaaaaatttggagggaaattcTATCAAAACACTCACACTCTATTCCCCCTCCCGTTCTCttccctccctttcctttccctctATCCCACTCCCCTCCCTTTTTCTCCTACTTTGATATCCAAACAAGCTTTTAGGGCTCAGTTGGGATGGCGGAATTCTTACCCGAGTAATTGAGCTTCTCTTCCTTATTTCTATCTCCACCACCATCATTTTTCTCCAGTTTCTAGTTCATTTAAAAGCTCTATTACCTAGTAACAATTGCCTCCATCCCAAGCAAGGAGATTTGGGGTAATTGGCTAATTCCTACGGTGTAATAGACGAAAGATCAAAGGAAATTAGGATGTGTTGGTCCGTTGGGTACAGGAAGGAGATGAAGAGGGCGCAATAGTTATTCTTCAAAGACGTATTTTCTATTCTCTATCCCTCTAAGGTAATGCATTACCCTTATGTGGAAGTAATAGTTCCCTCATTGGGACTTCATTCCCCTACGCTACCTCTTCACCAGTATCACTTCCACCGCTTGGTTTACCTACAGTAGTTGCATTCAGTCCAAGTGAATCCTTAAATGCCTTTTGTTTTTTGGGAAGGAGTGGAGTGGTGCTTAGGGGTGTTCACgggtccaaaaccggaccggaccggactgACCGGATTAACCTGCGGACCGGATAACCACATATCCCAAGACTGCGGACCGGACCGGTTAGGACCGGACCCGGACCGGAACCCATTAGGTCCGTTTTTTTCTGGGTTTGGACCGGACCGGTACTaatttataaggcaaatttagttttattttttaatgtggaccggaccggaccgggcCGGACCGGAGACTGGTCACCATATTTTTTGGGATCCGGAGACCAGACCGGTATGTATAAATGGCTTGTGTGACTGAAATTTTTGAAACTCATAATTGGTACTTGGAATAAATGGCTTCCTTTCTAAGGGCTTGCTTGGGATGGGAgaaattattaagggagtaatagagataaaatgaactaaaaaatggagggaagggatgggagttggagatagaaatggatagaaatggag contains:
- the LOC141586306 gene encoding uncharacterized protein LOC141586306 translates to MEEIREKSEARVKKKTLKAVLEECQRALESLNDVVDDDDKDVNDDDDDDNNSKLISVKENCPDSPSCSDPQAEELCVLIKSKVRGPEFLGKLESAHTAQFAVQSEEGSSWDIVADNDLWEGGNGEDDDEEYVVVRQEDIVDGIACFMAAYLLSLKETKDLAPNKLQDALSKTFSLKKKKGKLRKALDGTKVIYNVASWSATAIGIYQNPALLGAASTAFWTSCRVISRLF